A single window of Mycosarcoma maydis chromosome 1, whole genome shotgun sequence DNA harbors:
- a CDS encoding uncharacterized protein (related to DAD4 - outer kinetochore protein (part of Dam1 complex)): MENPHEERQSLLLERITKSVHRLNEALLELDRSVVEINNHNQAITIVAELSEAYRRNAAFNLANMEAVDEDGSIKVPID; the protein is encoded by the exons ATGGAGAATCCACAT GAGGAAAGGcagtcgctgctgctcgagcgaaTCACCAAGAGCGTTCACCGTCTTAATGAGGCTTTGCTCGAACTCGATCGATCAgtggtcgagatcaacaATCATAACCAGGCAATTACGATCGTTGCCGAGCTTTCTGAAGCT TACCGACGAAACGCGGCGTTCAACCTGGCGAATATGGAGGCTGTCGATGAAGATGGTTCAATCAAGGTGCCTATCGACTAG
- a CDS encoding putative allantoate and ureidosuccinate permease: MVDSIAQQTALKSPPSSDKGDLDDAVNVTSPYHISSTPYQGENAKAAALAASASDITPLERKKVLRKIDTILMPLMCVAVLLQFLDKTSLNYASLLGIKKDTNLKGQEYSWLGSFFYVGYLIASPVHGFFLQKVNLTRYVAACIALWAISLGSHAACKTYGQLLAVRFLLGWFEAALTPSFILLTGRFYTKQEQVTRTSIWFANNGWAQILGGGISYALQVQKPSHLKVWQQMFLILGGIAFIFGIIVLLFMPDSPATIRYLNERERQVAVHRIKENKSGIHDTKWKWEQFWEAIRDPRLYMFFLAVCSANIANGGVSNFSSAIISAFHYDNKTTALLGMAPGAMEVVAVYFGAWLSYKTRTRVIPGVLMFAFAIVGGCMMIAVPAAHKAVRFTGFVIVYCYPVASPFLYSWLSGSVSGTTKRIVFNAWLQVGYSVGNLIGPQTYRAKDAPNYVPAKITLVAMFGFASLCLIAIGSTHYLWNKQNGTLDDSPEGAKVIEDHEDLTDLTDKQRSNFRYPY; encoded by the coding sequence ATGGTCGACTCGATTGCACAACAGACTGCGCTCAAATCGCCTCCATCGTCAGACAAGGGTGATCTCGATGACGCGGTCAATGTCACCTCGCCTTACCACATCTCCTCTACCCCTTACCAGGGTGAGAATGCCAAAGCTGCAGCTCTCGCAGCCTCCGCTTCGGACATCACCCCCCTCGAACGAAAGAAAGTGCTCCGCAAGATCGACACCATCCTCATGCCGCTCATGTGTGTTGCCGTCTTGCTTCAATTTCTCGACAAGACTTCGCTCAACTACGCCTCGCTCCTAGGTATCAAAAAAGATACAAACCTCAAGGGTCAAGAATACTCGTGGTTGGGATCCTTCTTCTACGTTGGCTACCTGATCGCTTCGCCTGTTCACGGTTTCTTTTTGCAAAAAGTCAACCTCACGCGCTACGTAGCAGCTTGCATCGCGCTCTGGGCCATCTCACTTGGCTCGCATGCGGCATGCAAAACCTATGGCCAACTGTTGGCGGTTCGCTTCCTCCTCGGTTGGTTCGAAGCCGCTTTGACTCCGTCGTTCATCTTGCTCACCGGACGCTTCTACACAAAGCAGGAACAGGTGACACGAACCTCGATCTGGTTTGCCAATAACGGTTGGGCTCAGATCCTCGGAGGTGGTATCTCGTATGCTCTGCAGGTGCAAAAGCCTTCGCACCTCAAGGTGTGGCAGCAAATGTTTCTAATCCTGGGAGGCATTGCGTTCATCTTTGGCATCATAGTACTTCTCTTCATGCCTGATTCGCCAGCAACCATCCGGTACCTCAACGAACGCGAACGTCAGGTTGCAGTGCACCGTATCAAGGAAAACAAGTCGGGTATTCACGACACAAAGTGGAAGTGGGAGCAGTTCTGGGAGGCAATCCGCGACCCGAGGCTCTACATGTTCTTCCTCGCCGTCTGCAGTGCCAACATTGCCAACGGAGGTGTGTCGAATTTCTCGAGCGCCATCATCTCGGCTTTTCACTACGACAACAAGACGACCGCGCTTCTCGGTATGGCTCCTGGTGCCATGGAAGTGGTCGCTGTTTACTTTGGCGCTTGGCTCTCTTACAAGACGCGCACGCGTGTGATTCCAGGCGTACTCATGTTCGCTTTCGCCATCGTAGGTGGCTGCATGATGATCGCCGTCCCTGCTGCTCACAAGGCTGTTCGCTTCACCGGATTCGTCATCGTCTACTGCTACCCGGTCGCCAGTCCTTTCTTGTACAGTTGGCTCAGTGGTAGTGTTTCCGGAACCACAAAGAGAATCGTCTTCAATGCATGGCTTCAAGTCGGATACTCGGTCGGTAACCTCATCGGACCTCAAACGTACCgcgccaaagatgcgcCCAACTATGTGCCCGCGAAAATCACTCTCGTAGCCATGTTCGGCTTTGCATCTCTTTGCTTGATCGCCATCGGCTCAACCCATTATCTGTGGAACAAGCAAAATGGCACACTCGACGACAGTCCCGAGGGCGCAAAGGTCATCGAAGATCACGAAGACCTAACCGATTTGACCGATAAGCAGCGTTCAAATTTCAGATACCCTTACTAG